The Streptomyces kanamyceticus genome window below encodes:
- a CDS encoding Leu/Phe/Val dehydrogenase, whose product MTEADNGVLHTLFHSDQGGHEQVVLCQDRASGLKAVIALHSTALGPALGGTRFYPYANEAEAVADALNLARGMSYKNAMAGLDHGGGKAVIIGDPERIKSEELLLAYGRCVASLGGRYVTACDVGTYVADMDVVARECRWTTGRSPENGGAGDSSVLTAFGVFQGMRASAQHLWGDPTLRGRKVGIAGVGKVGRHLVEHLLEDGADVVITDVREESVRGIVDKHPSVTAVADTEALIRYEGLDIYAPCALGGALNDDSVPVLTAKVVCGAANNQLAHPGVEKDLADRAILYAPDYVVNAGGVIQVADELRGFDFDRCKAKAAKIFDTTLAIFARAKEDGIPPAAAADRIAEQRMADARR is encoded by the coding sequence GTGACCGAAGCAGACAACGGCGTCCTGCACACCCTGTTCCACTCGGATCAGGGAGGCCACGAGCAAGTAGTGCTCTGCCAGGACCGCGCCAGTGGCCTCAAGGCCGTCATCGCCCTCCACTCCACCGCTCTGGGCCCCGCCCTCGGCGGCACCCGCTTCTATCCGTACGCGAACGAGGCGGAGGCCGTCGCCGACGCGCTCAACCTCGCGCGCGGGATGTCGTACAAGAACGCCATGGCCGGTCTCGACCACGGCGGCGGCAAGGCCGTGATCATCGGTGACCCGGAGCGGATCAAGAGCGAGGAGCTGCTCCTCGCCTACGGCCGCTGCGTCGCCTCGCTCGGCGGCCGGTACGTGACGGCCTGCGACGTCGGCACCTATGTCGCGGACATGGACGTCGTGGCCCGCGAGTGCCGCTGGACCACCGGGCGCTCCCCCGAGAACGGCGGCGCGGGCGACTCCTCCGTACTCACCGCCTTCGGTGTCTTCCAGGGCATGCGGGCCTCGGCCCAGCACCTGTGGGGCGACCCGACGCTGCGCGGCCGCAAGGTCGGCATCGCGGGCGTCGGCAAGGTCGGCAGGCACCTCGTCGAGCACCTCCTGGAGGACGGCGCCGACGTCGTGATCACGGACGTGCGCGAGGAGTCGGTGCGCGGGATCGTCGACAAGCACCCCTCGGTGACGGCGGTCGCGGACACCGAGGCGCTGATCCGGTACGAGGGCCTCGACATCTACGCCCCGTGCGCGCTCGGCGGCGCCCTGAACGACGACTCCGTGCCGGTGCTCACCGCGAAGGTGGTGTGCGGCGCCGCGAACAACCAGCTCGCGCACCCGGGCGTGGAGAAGGACCTGGCCGACCGGGCGATCCTCTACGCGCCCGACTACGTGGTGAACGCGGGCGGCGTGATCCAGGTCGCCGACGAGCTGCGCGGCTTCGACTTCGACCGGTGCAAGGCGAAGGCGGCGAAGATCTTCGACACCACGCTCGCCATATTCGCTCGCGCAAAGGAAGACGGTATTCCGCCGGCTGCGGCGGCCGACAGGATCGCCGAGCAGCGGATGGCCGACGCGCGCCGGTGA
- a CDS encoding DUF6274 family protein produces MTALPASPRHETRALLRAHLAAAHSYRHLTRHCPICHQLLRLALEPSQRCPGEQETSETGFVRESAAQDQPSEDESPPNA; encoded by the coding sequence ATGACCGCTCTTCCGGCGTCTCCGCGGCACGAGACACGCGCCCTGCTGCGCGCCCACCTCGCCGCGGCCCACAGCTACCGCCACCTGACCCGGCACTGCCCGATCTGTCACCAGCTGCTGAGACTCGCTCTGGAGCCCTCACAGCGCTGCCCCGGCGAGCAAGAGACGTCCGAGACCGGCTTCGTGCGGGAGAGCGCCGCACAGGACCAGCCGAGCGAGGACGAAAGTCCCCCCAACGCATGA
- the bldC gene encoding developmental transcriptional regulator BldC, whose protein sequence is MTARTPDAEPLLTPAEVATMFRVDPKTVTRWAKAGKLTSIRTLGGHRRYREAEVRALLAGIPQQRSEA, encoded by the coding sequence ATGACCGCTCGCACCCCTGATGCCGAGCCGCTGCTGACCCCGGCTGAGGTCGCCACGATGTTCCGCGTCGACCCCAAGACGGTCACGCGCTGGGCGAAGGCTGGCAAGCTCACGTCGATCCGCACGCTCGGCGGACACCGCCGTTACCGCGAGGCTGAGGTCCGCGCACTGCTCGCGGGTATCCCGCAGCAGCGCAGCGAGGCCTGA
- the purF gene encoding amidophosphoribosyltransferase, whose translation MPRGDGRLNHDLLPGEKGPQDACGVFGVWAPGEEVAKLTYFGLYALQHRGQESAGIAVSNGSQILVFKDMGLVSQVFDETSLSSLQGHIAVGHARYSTTGASVWENAQPTFRATAHGSIALGHNGNLVNTAQLAELVADLPKENGRATQVAATNDTDLVTALLAGQTDDDGKPLTLEEAAAKVLPDVRGAFSLVFMDEHTLYAARDPQGIRPLVLGRLERGWVVASESAALDICGASFVREIEPGEFVAIDENGLRTSRFAEAKPKGCVFEYVYLARPDTDIAGRNVYLSRVEMGRKLAKEAPVDADLVIATPESGTPAAIGYAEASGIPFGAGLVKNAYVGRTFIQPSQTIRQLGIRLKLNPLKEVIKGKRLVVVDDSIVRGNTQRALVKMLREAGAAEIHIRISSPPVKWPCFFGIDFATRAELIANGMTIDEIATSMGADSLSYISIDGMIEATTIDKPNLCRACFDGEYPMDLPDPELLGKQLLETELAAGPASTAAADAIRRP comes from the coding sequence GTGCCACGTGGTGACGGTCGACTCAATCACGATCTGCTCCCCGGCGAGAAAGGCCCCCAGGACGCTTGTGGCGTCTTCGGTGTCTGGGCTCCGGGCGAAGAGGTCGCAAAGCTCACGTACTTCGGGCTCTACGCCCTCCAGCATCGGGGCCAGGAATCCGCGGGAATCGCGGTCAGCAACGGCTCCCAGATCCTCGTCTTCAAGGACATGGGCCTCGTGTCCCAGGTCTTCGACGAAACCTCTCTCAGCTCGCTCCAGGGTCACATCGCGGTCGGTCACGCCCGCTACTCGACCACCGGGGCCTCCGTATGGGAGAACGCCCAGCCGACGTTCCGTGCCACCGCGCACGGCTCCATCGCGCTCGGGCACAACGGAAACCTCGTCAATACGGCCCAGCTCGCCGAGCTCGTCGCCGACCTGCCGAAGGAGAACGGCCGCGCGACGCAGGTCGCCGCGACCAACGACACCGACCTGGTGACGGCTCTCCTCGCGGGCCAGACCGACGACGACGGCAAGCCGCTGACCCTGGAAGAAGCCGCCGCCAAGGTCCTCCCGGACGTGCGGGGCGCCTTCTCCCTCGTCTTCATGGACGAGCACACGCTGTACGCGGCCCGCGACCCGCAGGGCATCCGCCCGCTGGTCCTCGGCCGCCTGGAGCGCGGCTGGGTCGTCGCCTCGGAGTCCGCCGCGCTCGACATCTGCGGCGCGAGCTTCGTCCGCGAGATCGAGCCCGGCGAGTTCGTGGCGATCGACGAGAACGGACTGCGAACGTCCCGATTCGCGGAAGCGAAGCCCAAGGGCTGTGTCTTCGAGTACGTCTATCTGGCGCGCCCCGACACGGACATCGCGGGCCGGAACGTCTACCTCTCGCGCGTCGAGATGGGCCGAAAACTGGCCAAGGAAGCTCCGGTCGACGCCGACCTCGTCATAGCGACTCCCGAATCCGGCACCCCCGCCGCGATCGGCTACGCGGAGGCCTCCGGCATCCCCTTCGGCGCGGGCCTGGTCAAGAACGCCTACGTGGGCCGGACCTTCATCCAGCCCTCGCAGACGATCCGCCAGCTCGGCATCCGCCTCAAGCTGAACCCCCTCAAGGAAGTCATCAAGGGCAAGCGTCTGGTCGTCGTCGACGACTCGATCGTGCGCGGCAACACCCAGCGCGCCCTGGTCAAGATGCTCCGCGAGGCCGGCGCCGCCGAGATCCACATCCGGATCTCCTCGCCGCCCGTGAAGTGGCCCTGCTTCTTCGGCATCGACTTCGCGACCCGCGCGGAGCTCATCGCCAACGGCATGACGATCGACGAGATCGCCACCTCCATGGGCGCCGACTCCCTCTCCTACATCTCCATCGACGGCATGATCGAGGCCACGACCATCGACAAGCCGAACCTCTGCCGCGCCTGCTTCGACGGCGAGTACCCGATGGATCTGCCCGACCCCGAGCTGCTCGGCAAGCAGCTCCTGGAGACGGAGCTGGCCGCAGGCCCGGCGTCCACGGCCGCGGCCGACGCGATCCGTCGCCCGTAG
- the purM gene encoding phosphoribosylformylglycinamidine cyclo-ligase: MSETTGASYASAGVDIEAGDRAVELMKEWVKKTQRPEVAGLGGLGGFAGLFDASALKRFERPLLASATDGVGTKVDIARQLGVYDTIGHDLVAMVMDDIVVCGAEPLFMTDYICVGKVHPERVAAIVKGIAEGCVLAGCSLVGGETAEHPGLLGPDDFDVAGAGTGAVEADRLLGPDRIRKGDAVIAMAASGLHSNGYSLVRHVVFDRAGWALDRRVEEFGRTLGEELLEPTKIYSLDCLALTRTTDVHAFSHITGGGLAANLARVIPDGLHAIVDRETWTPGAVFGVVGKAGKVERLELEKTLNMGVGMIAIVPEESADAALATLADRGVEAWVAGEITDRGEHATGAALIGDYAK; encoded by the coding sequence ATGTCTGAGACCACTGGTGCCAGCTATGCCTCCGCAGGCGTCGACATCGAAGCGGGCGACCGCGCCGTAGAGCTCATGAAGGAGTGGGTCAAGAAGACCCAGCGTCCCGAGGTCGCGGGCCTCGGCGGCCTCGGCGGCTTCGCCGGGCTCTTCGACGCCTCCGCGCTCAAGCGCTTCGAGCGTCCGCTGCTCGCCTCCGCGACCGACGGCGTCGGCACGAAGGTCGACATCGCCCGCCAGCTGGGCGTCTACGACACCATCGGCCACGACCTCGTCGCGATGGTCATGGACGACATCGTCGTGTGCGGCGCCGAGCCGCTCTTCATGACCGACTACATCTGCGTCGGCAAGGTCCACCCCGAGCGGGTCGCCGCCATCGTGAAGGGCATCGCCGAGGGCTGTGTCCTCGCGGGCTGCTCCCTGGTCGGCGGCGAGACGGCCGAGCACCCCGGGCTGCTCGGCCCGGACGACTTCGACGTCGCGGGCGCCGGCACCGGCGCGGTCGAGGCCGACCGCCTGCTCGGTCCGGATCGCATCCGTAAGGGGGACGCGGTCATCGCCATGGCGGCGTCCGGTCTTCACTCGAACGGGTACTCGCTGGTCCGGCACGTGGTCTTCGACCGCGCGGGCTGGGCCCTTGACCGCCGGGTCGAGGAGTTCGGCCGCACGCTCGGCGAGGAGCTCCTGGAGCCCACCAAGATCTACTCCCTGGACTGCCTGGCGCTCACCCGCACCACGGACGTCCACGCCTTCAGCCACATCACCGGCGGCGGCCTCGCGGCGAACCTCGCCCGGGTGATCCCGGACGGACTGCACGCGATCGTCGACCGCGAGACGTGGACCCCGGGCGCGGTCTTCGGCGTGGTCGGCAAGGCGGGCAAGGTCGAGCGCCTGGAGCTGGAGAAGACGCTGAACATGGGCGTCGGCATGATCGCGATCGTCCCCGAGGAGTCGGCGGACGCGGCGCTCGCGACCCTCGCGGACCGCGGCGTGGAGGCCTGGGTCGCGGGCGAGATCACCGACCGCGGCGAGCACGCGACGGGCGCCGCCCTGATCGGCGACTACGCCAAGTAA
- a CDS encoding DUF3073 domain-containing protein, with protein MGRGRAKAKQTKVARQLKYSSGGTDLSRLANELGASTSQQPPNGEPFEDDDDEEDDPYAQYADLYNDDADEDDESGPTSQRRGA; from the coding sequence ATGGGGCGCGGCCGGGCAAAGGCCAAGCAGACGAAGGTCGCCCGCCAGCTGAAGTACAGCAGCGGCGGGACTGACCTGTCGCGTCTGGCCAATGAGCTGGGCGCTTCGACTTCGCAACAGCCGCCGAATGGCGAGCCGTTCGAGGACGACGACGACGAGGAAGACGACCCGTACGCCCAGTACGCGGATCTGTATAACGACGACGCGGACGAGGACGACGAGTCCGGTCCGACGTCGCAGCGCCGCGGCGCTTGA